The genomic segment CTCATTTACTTGATATCcaaattaattttctgtctttatttcagTGTCTGAATCATTTATTGTGACTATGGGTATGAtatgttttaaaactttatttacattttatcttTAATGGTTGAAAAATTGTTCTGTTCCCCAAAGAATCTTTAGCAATATCGcttgtaaaattaaataatgctgCTGTttgtattatacattttaataaaactgaaTGGAATcaatgctatatatatatattgctgcAAACACTGGTTTACTGTTGTCTCTTGGCTTCATTCTGGTCATTCCCAACCTTGAGCATGAAGCTCAACACCCTATGAATCAAATGAAAATAGTTTTCGGTATGACTGAATGCTTGGTTAGACCACTAGGAGACCAGTACtgtaggacatactgtattacagtaatTCAATtccccatatactgtagctgtaaatAAACAGAGGTAGAGAGCAGATTCTactgtgataaaccacagtgaAATCATACTTGATTAAAGTGAAACATTACACAAACTACAGTAAACATAAGCATGGTTATCACTCTATCATGGTGTAATCACAGTAAAGCCATAGGAATTTGCTGTGTTATGCAGACTATTACAATAGTATGCTTGATATAACATTTGGTGCTTGTACTCAGCTGAGGAACCCATGGTGCGATTGTGGGATTGTGACTGAACGCCTCTAAGTCAGAATCCGTCCTTGATAGATGATAGGTGATTGTATTAACAAAACTCCCTGCAATCTATTACACCATTGTGCATGTTATTTAATCTCCAAAGCCTTTTAAGGCTGTTGATTTGACAGCCTATGTTTACACATTAATGAGCAATTATCAATCATCAACCCTAAATTTACATTTTACGAAACATCGTTTCATCATCCAGACCCTTCCAAAATGCAGTCAATATGACCAGACTGTGATTATATGGTTAAGTGGATTAAATAGTGAGCAAAATATGGCAATAACTAATTTCCTAAATCTTCAAACATAAACAGAATCAAAAGTGAAAACATCGATGGTACCCCAATCTAGTTTGCCTGCCCCAGGAACTTGATGCTGAAAGTAGATCGAGTCACAGACAATAGCACAGATGTATCTATTCCATTCCATAAATCACAGGCAAGAGTCCAAGATATGTTTTTTCCGGACAGTATTCTTTCCTGTGATGGATTAAAATGAGTTCATGAATGACTGTTTTAATCCAGTTTAGTCATGTTCAATCCCGTTGTTTTCTGTGTCTGGTGTTAATGTTCTCTACCTAATAACAGGTCgaaattaattaaaaggaaataaagtacACAGTTACTGTACCTAACAGACCATGAAGTCCAAATGGATAGAAAAGAGATACACAGTCCTCCCCTATGATTGGCGCACCTGCCCTTGATTTCACACTATAAAAATCTAACTCTTGTAGCGGTAAACAACAGTTACGCCTAACATCATTCCTGAGGAAAGAGAACAGGAGAAGAAAGACAATGACTACTGTTGTGACAGAGCTGGTAGGatttaattgtaattgtaacaGCCTGTGTAAGATGGAATCAAGCTCTTGTATTTCACAGATGACAAGGATAATAGTCCCTGGTGCTCTGTTCAAACAGCACCAGTTGTAGCTCAGTATATATTGTAGTCTTTCTTTGAATGTGCACAATGTTTTCAGTGGCTATCTAATAATATATGTTCTAATTTTAATGAATCCAGGTCACTGGAGGAGTTTTAATTGTTGAAtgtttggattttaaaacattttactctAGTGTCAAATGGAGTCAGGCAGCTCAATGCACCAATTAAAATTCTATTTAACATGTTAGAACCAAAACCTAGCATCTAGGCCAGTGGCAGCTGTTTTAATTAAGAGAACACTTCAAAACAGTGGACTTATCATTTGATGcttgttcatttttaatcttAAATGGTCTGGCCTATTTATTTTTCGTTTTTCGCAGTCTAAGTATTGGAGACTTATGCTGTTGACACTGGTGCTGGGGATTGGGGGGTCATTTCAATATGGGATTCAAGTGTCTGTCATGACCTCACCCTCAGAGGTAAGCACCACAGACATCGTTTTTATCAATGGATTCACAACTCAACTTACCTTTTCTGGCATCAGAACTAACGCTATATATCTTCCTGTGCAAGTTTTTGTAGTGTTAGATACTATGCATGAGCTGTACATAATGATACACCAGACAATGAGAACTTGGTTCTGAAAGTTCCCAAGGCCATATTTATAAGAGTAGGGCTGTTAATCCCATTATCATTCCAcaggatcccaaagcacttaCAGAGAGTAGGTAGCTCATTACATGCACTAATGAAGATTATTCATGAGTGGAAAATGCTGTGTAAATGCAGTAATTGATCGATGGATGGATTGATTGAATTCAGAATCAGAGCATCTTAAACCATAAAATAATGTTCCTCTTAGCTACAGCAAACTTGAAGAAGCAGTTGCATGGTCAGGACTATTGAATCATCTGTATTGAAGCTCACttgctgtcacggacgtccaaagggactaactgtggggagcaggagagcggaaaaagacccatatgcgtagcggcgagacgggaaaaagacccgggctcattagtgcaaagagttcaggaatgccgtatagaaacctatgccctcagggagcggacgtggggcgccctggtgctaggcgggtctcaggacatccgaacgtcaatgctgagcgaggacagagtgcaagacccggaagtatatagcccaagggaaagagagggacaggaaggacagcagactggaaactagggacaggacagagaaggagcgcactctggctgcagagggtgtgacactTGCCTTCCGATCCCTGTTTGAAGACAATTCAGAACTTTGTGAACCAGACATGGAAGGACCGCTATGGAGAACCAGCAGATGAGTCCACAGTGAAGCTTATCTGGTCCTTCATCATGTCCATCTTCAGCCTCGGGGGGTGGCTGGGAGCCATCAACAGTGGTAAAATCCCAGTCATCTATGGCAGGTATGCTCAGGAATGACTTCCCAGGTCCGCGATGATGTGCTATTCATCAGTTCCTTGTTTTCATTGTTGAAGGAAATGTGCCAATTAAAACTAATTTGAAAAGGACAGCTTACTGTCCCCCATTTATAATGCCCTCTGGGTACATATTTTAGACAAGATATCACTTTTGGGGAGTTTTTCGCTTGTTCAGTCTGAGGAAGATCGAAAAAAAGATTAGATTCTATTAAAACACGTATCCACATTTAGCAGTTCTGCTGTTTTGAAATATTGTAAACACATGAAGAATGGTTTACACGGAAAACATGTTCTCCTCAGATTTTCCCTTAAGTATTCCTGGAATTTGCTGAATGTATTGAAGTGCATACCATctttaatgaagaaaaacaatccctacatactatactgtagatttaataATCAAGGTATTTAATACTGAAGaagtttaacatactgtacagccccTGGCACACAGCTGATGGGGAATAGAGGAGCCCTGGGATTTATACCCTTTGtcattttcatatacagtacaattccaGAGCTGGATTAACATTCTAATTATTTGGAATTTGATTATgtgagttaattaaaaaaaaagtttcagttgAAATACAGCATAGTAGtaaatattcaaattattttgaatttgaattattgcatttatcttaaactttttttttctatataatCAAGACTTGGACACATTACATGACcttgtgtttgttttcattgtcccagaaaaaaatgtttgctgttCAATAATGTTGTAGCGATTGTGGCGGCAGTGCTGATGGAATTCAGCAGAATGGCTCAGTCCTTTGAGATGATATTACTGGGAAGATTTCTGTATGGATATAATACAGGTGTGTATCGAGATATGGCCATTTTTGACAGCCTTCAGTTTCCTTTCCTTAACTCAAGATGGCTTCGCTGTTGATTCATTTTCTCTTTGCGCTGTGTCTTTGTACAGGAACATCTTTTGAATTTAGCCTTGTGCTACAAAACAGATATGTTCCTCTCTGGCAGTCAGGGGGTAATAGTTACCCCACAAATCATATTTATTTACACAATGGAGAACAAAcatcacagaaaaaaactgaattgctgTTCTGAAacctatatttaaatattttcaaatatgacACTGTAAGAAACACAAATCCAGCCCAGAATATTCCTCCCTTATACCTTTTTAGTATTTAACAATGACTAGTTCTACCTAAGgctgtttacagtacatttttaagtgCTTTCAGCTGTTTTACTCAGATCAAATAATCTGCTTGGCAAGtcatttgtttaacaaattATCCTGCGTGTTGTTGTCTTTTAACTGCAGGTCTTGGTCTTAGCGTCCATCTCATGTACTTGGGTGAGAGCTCGCCGAAGAAACTGCGTGGATTTCTCACACTAACCTCATCGATCTTCATTGGTTTGGGGAAAGTTTTGGGTCAAATTGTTGGGCTCAGGTAACCCTCCTTCAATCCAGTCTTCCTTTGGGTCCACAGGTAGTGAAGCCAGCACTCTGGGTTAGCTTTGCCTCCTGTGGCTTGCGCTGGCCATGATCTAGTCAAGACCAGTATTCTATTAATATCAAAGCTGTCTTCAAATTAAAACGTTTCAGACCTGTCATCTCTCTTCAAGAGCAATAAAATCCATTACTTATTAAAGACAAATGATGTCTGGTGTTAGCTAACAGAATATAAAGAATGTTGCTCTTAGTCTAGATCTCCTGAAGCCAGGCTCTACCAATCTACCAAAGTCCAACACGTGCAAATATATCTTTGATTGCTTCTTAGTTATCAGAGGGGAAGGCAACGTTGTCGTGTTTCTCATGACTGCCTTCCAATTCCAGTCAAAACCAGCTAGCCTCCTGCAGCTCTGTCACAAGGCCATAGGAATGACTCAGATTGGCCCTAGATATTTCTCTGCTCACAAGATCATCGACTTTTTTcaatgaatactgtacattacttacATGCAAAATGAAAGACATTATCTATTGACCGGCAATGTTGTAGAGCAAAACCGAGCTGGATATTTCCATGACTCTTCTCCTGCAGTGCATCATAAACTCTAATTCGTATTAAGCCTAGAGTGGGAATAAAACATCCAGAAGAAACACaagacagtgtcaaaacaggACAGAACACTGTAGACTCTACAACGGGAATGTAAAAGAGCTAAAGGCAGCATTCAGTTCACTTAACTGCTTAATTAACTTTCACTTGTTCTATGCACTATGTTCATTTTTGTTATGTAGGTATAACTGATAGTTCTGATAAATTcacatcttttaaaaacaagcaATATAAACACCTAATAGGTGGGGAAATGTAGAGCTGCAATAATCCTGTTTTCATTACAGTTTTTTATGCCCTTATGTGTGCAACATTTGTTTCCATCAGAGAACTGATGGGTACAGATACCCTGTGGCCATATCTGCTGGCACTGAGCGGCATTCCTGCCCTGGTGCAGTTTCTTGGCCTGCTCTGTTTCCCAGAATCCCCACGCTACCTGTACCTGGACAAGGGTGATGAGGAGGGCTGCAAAAAAGGTAGACTTGGTATACGGATCATCAAAACGCATGCGTGCTTGTAAAGCTGCTAGAGAGAAAATCTGAGCTCTCAGCGCTTATGATGTGTAAGCCGCAAAAGCCCATAGCAGCTTTAATGTTCTTTGGGGAAATAAAACATCTGTTGTACTGTAGCAAACCCATTACTGTAATACAGGGCATTACAATCTGAAGAACCAACAATGTTTTGTGACTTTGAAAGCGCAAGTTACATTTTTcccaaacaaaactgaaatcacTAAAGCCACTGCACAGTATTTTAAGAAAGTTATATCAGGGTAATACTTAGAGGTAGAACTATTAAGCCAGGTAAAGACAATTTTCTATGTCTTGAGATGAGATTGGAAGAAGGTGAAGTTGcagtaaattgtttttattttctttcaggaaGTCTAGACAATTGTTTTGGATTTTTCTGACCTTAGTAGATTGATTTTTCGtctttgaaaaagcaaggtaaaaatGGAGATGATGGAAAAGGCGTGTAGTAAAATACCGCCTCGTGTGCTCTTGACACAGCTTTGGAGGAGCTGTGGGGTGGCGAAGACATCAAGCTGGAACTGGAGGACATGGCCAGGGAACGGGAGGCGATGGCAGGCGAGAAGGCCAAGACGGTGTGGGACGTCCTGCGGTCTCGGGCAGTGCGCTGGCAGTTGCTGACTTTGATTTTCCCCTGTGCCTGCATTCAGTTCTGTGGAATCAATGCGGTGAGTGACAGCCAGGCTTCTGCATCAGACTATCCTCCAGAGGTCTGAAAACGTAACTGAGGCCAAAATCATCCCTTTCTCAAGTGTTCATACTGCAATGgcttttctttacttttcaaaAGCCCTGTGAGGAGGATGGTAATTAGCACCCCCATCTTGTAAATTGACAAGTTAACTAGGATAAATAAAAAGGCATGGTGGAGTTGAAAAGAAATCAGGTCTTCTGGGCTCCTGCTAAACAGATAAAAGCTTTAATCAGTAGCCTCAATGCCATTTTGAGGTCACTTTAAATCACCTCATGGCACCTAAAGGACTGGGAAGGGCTAGAAAAATGCCCCAGATAATCTAGTTGAAAGTTCAAATCTTTGAGAGCGGAGCTGGTTTGAAACCAGAACTTGGCCCCAGCTGAGTTGCAGAACAGTGAAGCAGCTGGACTTATATTGTTTTGCAGATTTACTTCTATGCATTCGACATCTTTCGGGAAGCTGGGGTTCCGGAAAACAAGATGCGCTACCTTTCCATCGGCATCGGCACAACAGAACTGGTCACCATATCGCTGTGTGTAAGCAGCTGCCTCACTTTAAAGAACCGATCAGTGGTCGGCTTGTCAGTACAGCACTCTGGGGGAAAGCTAGTCCGTCGGTACAGTATATCTGGCATTTAACTAAATAAGGAGAGAGAAGGGACTTCTTGTGGACTAAGCAGAATACATTTAGATTTTGAATTGTGTTAACTTTTCTATTCTCTGCCCACAGTCATTTCTGATAGATCGTGCTGGCAGGAAGAAGCTGATGGGGCTTGGCTACCTCTTCATGGGATTGATCCTGATCGTTCTCACTGTGATGCTGTCTGTGAAGGTAATGGGAATGGTAACTGAAATACATGGTGAATTTTGTGCACTCTCCTTTcagcattaagaaaaaaatggggGGGATTTCCTTGAGAATATAATAATCATTTCAAAACATTAACTTTAGAAGGCTTTAGAAGAGGCAAAGGGTGTTTTAGAAAAGTCAATCAGCTTAATTTGATTATACTTTCTTTACAGGACAAGTACTACTGGGTTCCGTACTTCAACATAACCCTTCTGTTCTCTGTTATCTGTATCTATGGATTGGGACCATGTGAGTATCAAATTATATGAGCTCTATCACAATAAAAAACTGTGATACTTGTACATTTCGCTCTATACTGTACCTAGGAAAAAGTTGTTTGTTTTCATGTGTTTTGTATATAATAGTATAATATTATATACTAACTAAATACTACTTTCATTGGGTGAGTATTAATGTTCTATGGTTGAAAATAATAGAGATGGAGTGTAGGTAGAACTCTTCTTTAACATTCCTGTAACTTTGGCCTGCACTTGTATATATCAAGATACTGGACTGCGCTGTTCTGTGTTAGCCTGTAAAACAGCTTCTGAAACCAAAttccttatttttttctcctccttCCCTGCAGCCGGAGTGTCGATGGTGCTTCCTGCTGATTTATTCCTGCAGGCCTGGAGGCCATCTGCATATGCCGTTAGCGGGACAGTTAACTGGCTTGGTCTGTTCTTTCTTGGGATGTTTTTTCCTTACATAGtggtaagaaaatgtatttttcccttTGTTTCACTGTGTCTTCCAGTCAAAGAACCTTGTCTTTCTTAAAACACCAAGTTTGCCTCCCTGCCATTTAGCCCTTCCAACACTGTTGACAAACAGGCAGCTGCTGGTTCTGTTCGTTGACTTGTTTGGCACGGCTCTCACAAGTCCCCAGgagaaaacagaattttaacataatatttCCTCTGTCCGCAGGAAGGCCTTGGCCCGTACTGCTTCCTCATCTTTGTGGTCTACTGCATTCTTAGTGCAATATTCCTGCTGTGGTTCATTCCCGAAACCAAGGGGAAGACTATGGTTGAGATTATGGAAGACTTCGACAAGCTTAACTTCAAGGATAGGAGAATGCCCATCAACAAGGAGGATTTTACCCTTGCCACAAAACTCTGAGAACATCTGCaatatcatttatttttgcacttttagttaaattaaaaaattcagGAGTATGTTAAATGGGGAATATGTCCACTTGACAGAGTGTATGGGTAGGAAGTACTGTGACTTGTTAGTGCTTTCACCAGAAGCTGATATTTGATAATGGAGTCTAGAAAAGATTATTGTTAATTTATGTGGCGAAAATATTTGTCCAAAGCCATTTAGAGCTGTGCCCATTTATGCAGCTGGGCATTGTGGGAAGGCTCGTAACCTTCCAGTTGTGAGTTCAGAGCCCTCAGTGGTCTGCTGCCAGAGAGCTGGCATGGTCATATTGGTTAGCTTTATTTCAGAATCAGGTATTTCCTATATTTCAGCACATGCTCCTCAGCTGAATCTCAAAGGTATCCATTGAGGAGGTGTATCATGAAATTTCAGGTGTTTTCCATGTTGTTGATATATATGCTATTAAGATCCAATAGCACCTGTTCTTAAACAATAGTAAAAAGAGTAGTAAAAAGTGAATCTTGTGTTATCTGTATGTCTTATTTTAAACACTatgctgtttattttgaaacaatATTCTGTGCCTGAACATAActtgtttgatttatttttaaatttagttcAATATGTGGGTTTGCTAAAGGGCACGATCATGGTAGGAATCTCTCTTCTTTCCAGAGTCCATAGTCACAATGTCGTCCTGTGTGGATTTTCATATTTCTTTAGCAACTCATGTTTAGGCAATTTGTCTTcagaaaaaatcatttgccgcatgaaataaaaagaaatgtctgaggtta from the Lepisosteus oculatus isolate fLepOcu1 chromosome 22, fLepOcu1.hap2, whole genome shotgun sequence genome contains:
- the LOC102691905 gene encoding solute carrier family 2, facilitated glucose transporter member 11-like; protein product: MTTVVTELSKYWRLMLLTLVLGIGGSFQYGIQVSVMTSPSETIQNFVNQTWKDRYGEPADESTVKLIWSFIMSIFSLGGWLGAINSGKIPVIYGRKKCLLFNNVVAIVAAVLMEFSRMAQSFEMILLGRFLYGYNTGLGLSVHLMYLGESSPKKLRGFLTLTSSIFIGLGKVLGQIVGLRELMGTDTLWPYLLALSGIPALVQFLGLLCFPESPRYLYLDKGDEEGCKKALEELWGGEDIKLELEDMAREREAMAGEKAKTVWDVLRSRAVRWQLLTLIFPCACIQFCGINAIYFYAFDIFREAGVPENKMRYLSIGIGTTELVTISLCSFLIDRAGRKKLMGLGYLFMGLILIVLTVMLSVKDKYYWVPYFNITLLFSVICIYGLGPSGVSMVLPADLFLQAWRPSAYAVSGTVNWLGLFFLGMFFPYIVEGLGPYCFLIFVVYCILSAIFLLWFIPETKGKTMVEIMEDFDKLNFKDRRMPINKEDFTLATKL